A section of the Drosophila subobscura isolate 14011-0131.10 chromosome A, UCBerk_Dsub_1.0, whole genome shotgun sequence genome encodes:
- the LOC117895203 gene encoding collagen alpha-1(I) chain isoform X11, with translation MATNRSTRLLVLLVLTALVANHQARAAAAILKCAGKSAVCVGPLTYQLCVDDLTTGNVIPCQTSTRCVTDGIEICEPIKIDAEAPTAAVAKMVTITDSPAAVSESALLVDGTGTGNSNATTNTISTEGLGSSTSAGPTTTPAETTTAPAETTNILETTTEISWSEVSLDPESTTSVINENTTNTNAPGQSEPNATEGSTAAPGEVSPNNPAGSTSAPGTPEDPSAPAGSTNAPGTPADPNVPAGSTAAPGSPEDPNAPAGSTATPGTPADPNAPAGSTADPGNPADPNAPAGSTNAPDTPADPNVPAGSTADPGNPADPNAPAGSTNAPGTPADPNVPADSTAAPGVPNAPAGSTASPGTPSDPNAPAGSTAAPGNPADPNAPAGSTNAPDTPADPNVPAGSTAAPGSPEDPNAPAGSTSTPGTPADPNAPAGSTADPGNPADPNAPAGSTNAPGTPADPNVPAGSTAAPGSPEDPNAPAGSTATPGTPADPNAPAGSTADPGNPADPNAPAGSTATPGTPADPNTPAGSTAAPGSPEDPNAPAGSTSTPGTPADPNAPAGSTADPGNPADPNAPAGSTNAPGTPADPNVPAGSTAAPGSPEDPNAPADPNAPAGSTADPGNPADPNAPAGSTNAPGTPADPNVPAGSTADPGNPADPNAPAGSTNAPGTPADPNVPAGSTAAPGSPEDPNAPAGSTATPGTPADPNAPAGSTADPGNPADPNAPAGSTNAPGTPADPNVPADSTAAPGVPNAPAGSTASSGTPSDPNAPAGSTAAPGSPEDPNAPADPNAPAGSTADPGNPADPNAPAGSTNAPGTPAAPNVPAGSTAAPGSPEDPNAPADPNAPAGSTAAPGIPENSNSGSTAAPGTPADPNAPAVSTAAPGIPENPNAGSTAAPGNPSHPNSPAGSTAAPGTPADPNIPAGSTAAPGTPADPNIPDGSTRAPGIPADPNVPAGSTAAPGTPADPNAPAVSTAAPGIPENPNAGSTAAPGNPSHPNSPAGSTAAPGTPAGSTPASGTPADPNATAGSTAAPGTPADPNAPAESWRQRPHHFFLPGQTRPTLRPVQHLPIWPSGPHYAKNPGVDSAEGPRNGFKPIPSHRPLQFWPDWQKWMNGWRTTREPVSITKAPASNQEQEKPQPEKPSNNGPKALESVEQAASVRPSGAGVSSENASVEQSPKGSGERTKDNPKSVEEQSKEQEQKKASSTEKDSSLEEKKEAEKDKSKDSKEEKDSESNKSNDDEKNEEDKQSSKEKKKYLKNIIKKLKNEEDCDEDDVFPDVRDCKKYFRCEVKRSGKHKLVHLRCNKKERFDWLDQTCLPKDEARCLEK, from the exons atggcaaCGAACCGATCGACCAGACTTCTAGTCTTGCTTGTG CTCACGGCCCTAGTGGCCAACCACCAGGCAAGGGCAGCCGCCGCCATTCTTAAGTGCGCCGGCAAGTCAGCTGTCTGCGTGGGACCTCTTACCTATCAGCTCTGCGTGGACGATTTGACGACGGGTAATGTGATTCCCTGCCAGACGAGCACGCGATGCGTCACCGATGGCATCGAGATATGCGAGCCCATCAAGATAGACGCAGAGGCACCCACGGCGGCTGTGGCCAAGATGGTGACAATTACCGACAGTCCAGCTGCCGTCAGCGAATCTGCCCTGCTTGTCGACGGCACCGGAACCGGCAATTCCAACGCCACCACTAATACAATCTCCACTGAGGGTCTCGGATCATCAACGTCCGCTGGGCCGACCACAACTCCAGCTGAGACAACCACTGCTCCCGCTgagacaacaaatattttggaaACAACCACAGAAATTTCATGGTCTGAGGTGTCCCTAGACCCGGAGTCCACGACTTCAGTTATTAACGAGAACACTACCAACACCAATGCACCTGGACAAAGCGAGCCCAACGCAACAGAAGGATCAACCGCTGCTCCTGGAGAAGTAAGTCCCAACAACCCGGCAGGTTCGACATCCGCTCCTGGTACTCCCGAAGATCCAAGCGCTCCAGCAGGCTCGACTAACGCTCCTGGTACCCCTGCTGATCCAAATGTTCCAGCTGGTTCCACTGCCGCTCCTGGTAGTCCTGAAGATCCGAACGCTCCAGCAGGCTCGACTGCCACTCCTGGCACCCCTGCTGACCCCAACGCTCCAGCTGGTTCCACTGCCGATCCTGGTAATCCTGCTGATCCAAACGCTCCAGCAGGCTCAACTAACGCTCCTGATACCCCTGCTGATCCAAATGTTCCAGCTG GTTCCACTGCCGATCCTGGTAATCCTGCTGATCCAAACGCTCCAGCAGGCTCGACTAATGCTCCTGGTACCCCAGCTGATCCAAATGTTCCAGCTGATTCCACTGCCGCTCCTGGTGTTCCAAATGCTCCAGCTGGTTCGACTGCCTCTCCTGGTACCCCTTCTGATCCAAATGCTCCAGCTGGTTCCACTGCCGCTCCTGGAAATCCTGCTGATCCAAACGCTCCAGCAGGCTCGACTAACGCTCCTGATACCCCTGCTGATCCAAATGTTCCAGCTGGTTCCACTGCCGCTCCTGGTAGTCCTGAAGATCCGAACGCTCCAGCAGGCTCGACTTCCACTCCTGGCACCCCTGCTGACCCCAACGCTCCAGCTGGTTCCACTGCCGATCCTGGTAATCCTGCTGATCCAAACGCTCCAGCAGGCTCGACTAACGCTCCTGGTACCCCTGCTGATCCAAATGTTCCAGCTGGTTCCACTGCCGCTCCTGGTAGTCCTGAAGATCCGAACGCTCCAGCAGGCTCGACTGCCACTCCTGGCACCCCTGCTGACCCCAACGCTCCAGCTGGTTCCACTGCCGATCCTGGTAATCCTGCTGATCCAAACGCTCCAGCAGGCTCGACTGCCACGCCTGGCACCCCTGCTGACCCCAACACTCCAGCTGGTTCCACTGCCGCTCCTGGTAGTCCTGAAGATCCGAACGCTCCAGCAGGCTCGACTTCCACTCCTGGCACCCCTGCTGACCCCAACGCTCCAGCTGGTTCCACTGCCGATCCTGGTAATCCTGCTGATCCAAACGCTCCAGCAGGCTCGACTAACGCTCCTGGTACCCCTGCTGATCCAAATGTTCCAGCTGGTTCCACTGCCGCTCCTGGTAGTCCTGAAGATCCGAACGCTCCA GCTGACCCCAACGCTCCAGCTGGTTCCACTGCCGATCCTGGTAATCCTGCTGATCCAAACGCTCCAGCAGGCTCGACTAACGCTCCTGGTACCCCTGCTGATCCAAATGTTCCAGCTG GTTCCACTGCCGATCCTGGTAATCCTGCTGATCCAAACGCTCCAGCAGGCTCGACTAACGCTCCTGGTACCCCTGCTGATCCAAATGTTCCAGCTGGTTCCACTGCCGCTCCTGGTAGTCCTGAAGATCCGAACGCTCCAGCAGGCTCGACTGCCACTCCTGGCACCCCTGCTGACCCCAACGCTCCAGCTGGTTCCACTGCCGATCCTGGTAATCCTGCTGATCCAAACGCTCCAGCAGGCTCGACTAACGCTCCTGGTACCCCAGCTGATCCAAATGTTCCAGCTGATTCCACTGCCGCTCCTGGTGTTCCAAATGCTCCAGCTGGTTCGACTGCCTCTTCTGGTACCCCTTCTGATCCAAATGCTCCAGCTGGTTCCACTGCCGCTCCTGGTAGTCCTGAAGATCCGAACGCTCCA GCTGACCCCAACGCTCCAGCTGGTTCCACTGCCGATCCTGGTAATCCTGCTGATCCAAACGCTCCAGCAGGCTCGACTAACGCTCCTGGTACCCCTGCTGCTCCAAATGTTCCAGCTGGTTCCACTGCCGCTCCTGGTAGTCCTGAAGATCCGAACGCTCCA GCTGACCCCAACGCTCCAGCTGGTTCCACTGCCGCTCCTGGTATTCCTGAAAATTCAAACTCTGGTTCGACTGCCGCTCCTGGCACGCCTGCTGATCCCAACGCTCCAGCTGTttcgactgctgctcctggtaTTCCTGAAAATCCAAACGCTGGTTCGACTGCCGCACCTGGTAATCCTTCTCATCCCAACTCTCCAGCTGGTTCCACTGCCGCTCCTGGCACCCCAGCTGATCCCAACATTCCAGCTGGTTCCACTGCCGCTCCTGGCACCCCTGCTGATCCCAACATTCCAGATGGTTCGACTCGCGCTCCTGGTATTCCTGCTGATCCAAATGTTCCAGCTGGTTCCACAGCCGCTCCTGGTACCCCTGCTGATCCCAACGCTCCAGCTGTttcgactgctgctcctggtaTTCCTGAAAATCCAAACGCTGGTTCGACTGCCGCACCTGGTAATCCTTCTCATCCCAACTCTCCAGCTGGTTCCACTGCCGCTCCTGGCACCCCAGCTGGTTCGACTCCAGCTTCTGGTACTCCTGCTGATCCAAATGCTACAGCTGGTTCCACTGCGGCTCCAGGTACTCCGGCTGATCCCAACGCTCCAGCTGAGTCATGGCGTCAGCGCCCGCATCATTTCTTTCTTCCAGGCCAGACTCGACCAACTCTTCGTCCAGTTCAGCATTTACCGATCTGGCCAAGTGGACCACATTATGCAAAAAATCCTGGTGTTGATTCAGCTGAAGGACCCCGAAATGGCTTCaagcccatcccatcccatcggCCGCTTCAATTCTGGCCAGACTGGCAGAAGTGGATGAATGGCTGGCGCACAACTCGGGAGCCCGTTAGCATTACTAAGGCGCCCGCTTCCAATCAGGAGCAAGAGAAACCCCAGCCAGAGAAGCCCAGCAACAATGGCCCCAAAGCTCTCGAGAGTGTAGAGCAGGCTGCCTCTGTACGCCCATCAGGTGCAGGTGTATCCAGCGAGAACGCCTCTGTCGAGCAGAGCCCCAAGGGTTCTGGCGAGAGAACAAAGGACAATCCCAAATCTGTCGAAGAACAGTCCaaggagcaggaacagaagAAGGCCAGCTCCACTGAGAAAGACAGCTCCCTCGAAGAAAAGAAGGAAGCGGAAAAGGACAAGTCAAAAGATTCCAAAGAGGAAAAGGACAGCGAATCGAATAAGTCCAATGATGACGAAAAGAATGAAGAGGACAAGCAGAGctcaaaggaaaagaaaaagtacTTGAAAAACATCATCAAGAAGTTGAAGAATGAGGAAGACTGCGACGAGGATGACGTCTTCCCTGATGTTCGTGACTGCAAGAAGTACTTCCGATGTGAGGTAAAACGGTCGGGGAAGCACAAGTTGGTGCATCTGCGTTGCAACAAAAAGGAGAGGTTCGATTGGCTCGACCAAACCTGCCTTCCCAAGGATGAAGCTCGTTGTCTAGAGAAGTAA
- the LOC117895203 gene encoding collagen alpha-1(I) chain isoform X19, with translation MATNRSTRLLVLLVLTALVANHQARAAAAILKCAGKSAVCVGPLTYQLCVDDLTTGNVIPCQTSTRCVTDGIEICEPIKIDAEAPTAAVAKMVTITDSPAAVSESALLVDGTGTGNSNATTNTISTEGLGSSTSAGPTTTPAETTTAPAETTNILETTTEISWSEVSLDPESTTSVINENTTNTNAPGQSEPNATEGSTAAPGEVSPNNPAGSTSAPGTPEDPSAPAGSTNAPGTPADPNVPAGSTAAPGSPEDPNAPAGSTATPGTPADPNAPAGSTADPGNPADPNAPAGSTNAPDTPADPNVPAGSTADPGNPADPNAPAGSTNAPGTPADPNVPADSTAAPGVPNAPAGSTASPGTPSDPNAPAGSTAAPGNPADPNAPAGSTNAPDTPADPNVPAGSTAAPGSPEDPNAPAGSTSTPGTPADPNAPAGSTADPGNPADPNAPAGSTNAPGTPADPNVPAGSTAAPGSPEDPNAPAGSTATPGTPADPNAPAGSTADPGNPADPNAPAGSTATPGTPADPNTPAGSTAAPGSPEDPNAPAGSTSTPGTPADPNAPAGSTADPGNPADPNAPAGSTNAPGTPADPNVPAGSTAAPGSPEDPNAPADPNAPAGSTADPGNPADPNAPAGSTNAPGTPADPNVPAGSTAAPGSPEDPNAPADPNAPAGSTADPGNPADPNAPAGSTNAPGTPADPNVPAGSTAAPGSPEDPNAPAGSTATPGTPADPNAPAGSTADPGNPADPNAPAGSTNAPGTPADPNVPADSTAAPGVPNAPAGSTASSGTPSDPNAPAGSTAAPGSPEDPNAPAVSTAAPGIPENPNAGSTAAPGNPSHPNSPAGSTAAPGTPADPNIPAGSTAAPGTPADPNIPDGSTRAPGIPADPNVPAGSTAAPGTPADPNAPAVSTAAPGIPENPNAGSTAAPGNPSHPNSPAGSTAAPGTPAGSTPASGTPADPNATAGSTAAPGTPADPNAPAESWRQRPHHFFLPGQTRPTLRPVQHLPIWPSGPHYAKNPGVDSAEGPRNGFKPIPSHRPLQFWPDWQKWMNGWRTTREPVSITKAPASNQEQEKPQPEKPSNNGPKALESVEQAASVRPSGAGVSSENASVEQSPKGSGERTKDNPKSVEEQSKEQEQKKASSTEKDSSLEEKKEAEKDKSKDSKEEKDSESNKSNDDEKNEEDKQSSKEKKKYLKNIIKKLKNEEDCDEDDVFPDVRDCKKYFRCEVKRSGKHKLVHLRCNKKERFDWLDQTCLPKDEARCLEK, from the exons atggcaaCGAACCGATCGACCAGACTTCTAGTCTTGCTTGTG CTCACGGCCCTAGTGGCCAACCACCAGGCAAGGGCAGCCGCCGCCATTCTTAAGTGCGCCGGCAAGTCAGCTGTCTGCGTGGGACCTCTTACCTATCAGCTCTGCGTGGACGATTTGACGACGGGTAATGTGATTCCCTGCCAGACGAGCACGCGATGCGTCACCGATGGCATCGAGATATGCGAGCCCATCAAGATAGACGCAGAGGCACCCACGGCGGCTGTGGCCAAGATGGTGACAATTACCGACAGTCCAGCTGCCGTCAGCGAATCTGCCCTGCTTGTCGACGGCACCGGAACCGGCAATTCCAACGCCACCACTAATACAATCTCCACTGAGGGTCTCGGATCATCAACGTCCGCTGGGCCGACCACAACTCCAGCTGAGACAACCACTGCTCCCGCTgagacaacaaatattttggaaACAACCACAGAAATTTCATGGTCTGAGGTGTCCCTAGACCCGGAGTCCACGACTTCAGTTATTAACGAGAACACTACCAACACCAATGCACCTGGACAAAGCGAGCCCAACGCAACAGAAGGATCAACCGCTGCTCCTGGAGAAGTAAGTCCCAACAACCCGGCAGGTTCGACATCCGCTCCTGGTACTCCCGAAGATCCAAGCGCTCCAGCAGGCTCGACTAACGCTCCTGGTACCCCTGCTGATCCAAATGTTCCAGCTGGTTCCACTGCCGCTCCTGGTAGTCCTGAAGATCCGAACGCTCCAGCAGGCTCGACTGCCACTCCTGGCACCCCTGCTGACCCCAACGCTCCAGCTGGTTCCACTGCCGATCCTGGTAATCCTGCTGATCCAAACGCTCCAGCAGGCTCAACTAACGCTCCTGATACCCCTGCTGATCCAAATGTTCCAGCTG GTTCCACTGCCGATCCTGGTAATCCTGCTGATCCAAACGCTCCAGCAGGCTCGACTAATGCTCCTGGTACCCCAGCTGATCCAAATGTTCCAGCTGATTCCACTGCCGCTCCTGGTGTTCCAAATGCTCCAGCTGGTTCGACTGCCTCTCCTGGTACCCCTTCTGATCCAAATGCTCCAGCTGGTTCCACTGCCGCTCCTGGAAATCCTGCTGATCCAAACGCTCCAGCAGGCTCGACTAACGCTCCTGATACCCCTGCTGATCCAAATGTTCCAGCTGGTTCCACTGCCGCTCCTGGTAGTCCTGAAGATCCGAACGCTCCAGCAGGCTCGACTTCCACTCCTGGCACCCCTGCTGACCCCAACGCTCCAGCTGGTTCCACTGCCGATCCTGGTAATCCTGCTGATCCAAACGCTCCAGCAGGCTCGACTAACGCTCCTGGTACCCCTGCTGATCCAAATGTTCCAGCTGGTTCCACTGCCGCTCCTGGTAGTCCTGAAGATCCGAACGCTCCAGCAGGCTCGACTGCCACTCCTGGCACCCCTGCTGACCCCAACGCTCCAGCTGGTTCCACTGCCGATCCTGGTAATCCTGCTGATCCAAACGCTCCAGCAGGCTCGACTGCCACGCCTGGCACCCCTGCTGACCCCAACACTCCAGCTGGTTCCACTGCCGCTCCTGGTAGTCCTGAAGATCCGAACGCTCCAGCAGGCTCGACTTCCACTCCTGGCACCCCTGCTGACCCCAACGCTCCAGCTGGTTCCACTGCCGATCCTGGTAATCCTGCTGATCCAAACGCTCCAGCAGGCTCGACTAACGCTCCTGGTACCCCTGCTGATCCAAATGTTCCAGCTGGTTCCACTGCCGCTCCTGGTAGTCCTGAAGATCCGAACGCTCCA GCTGACCCCAACGCTCCAGCTGGTTCCACTGCCGATCCTGGTAATCCTGCTGATCCAAACGCTCCAGCAGGCTCGACTAACGCTCCTGGTACCCCTGCTGATCCAAATGTTCCAGCTGGTTCCACTGCCGCTCCTGGTAGTCCTGAAGATCCGAACGCTCCA GCTGACCCCAACGCTCCAGCTGGTTCCACTGCCGATCCTGGTAATCCTGCTGATCCAAACGCTCCAGCAGGCTCGACTAACGCTCCTGGTACCCCTGCTGATCCAAATGTTCCAGCTGGTTCCACTGCCGCTCCTGGTAGTCCTGAAGATCCGAACGCTCCAGCAGGCTCGACTGCCACTCCTGGCACCCCTGCTGACCCCAACGCTCCAGCTGGTTCCACTGCCGATCCTGGTAATCCTGCTGATCCAAACGCTCCAGCAGGCTCGACTAACGCTCCTGGTACCCCAGCTGATCCAAATGTTCCAGCTGATTCCACTGCCGCTCCTGGTGTTCCAAATGCTCCAGCTGGTTCGACTGCCTCTTCTGGTACCCCTTCTGATCCAAATGCTCCAGCTGGTTCCACTGCCGCTCCTGGTAGTCCTGAAGATCCGAACGCTCC AGCTGTttcgactgctgctcctggtaTTCCTGAAAATCCAAACGCTGGTTCGACTGCCGCACCTGGTAATCCTTCTCATCCCAACTCTCCAGCTGGTTCCACTGCCGCTCCTGGCACCCCAGCTGATCCCAACATTCCAGCTGGTTCCACTGCCGCTCCTGGCACCCCTGCTGATCCCAACATTCCAGATGGTTCGACTCGCGCTCCTGGTATTCCTGCTGATCCAAATGTTCCAGCTGGTTCCACAGCCGCTCCTGGTACCCCTGCTGATCCCAACGCTCCAGCTGTttcgactgctgctcctggtaTTCCTGAAAATCCAAACGCTGGTTCGACTGCCGCACCTGGTAATCCTTCTCATCCCAACTCTCCAGCTGGTTCCACTGCCGCTCCTGGCACCCCAGCTGGTTCGACTCCAGCTTCTGGTACTCCTGCTGATCCAAATGCTACAGCTGGTTCCACTGCGGCTCCAGGTACTCCGGCTGATCCCAACGCTCCAGCTGAGTCATGGCGTCAGCGCCCGCATCATTTCTTTCTTCCAGGCCAGACTCGACCAACTCTTCGTCCAGTTCAGCATTTACCGATCTGGCCAAGTGGACCACATTATGCAAAAAATCCTGGTGTTGATTCAGCTGAAGGACCCCGAAATGGCTTCaagcccatcccatcccatcggCCGCTTCAATTCTGGCCAGACTGGCAGAAGTGGATGAATGGCTGGCGCACAACTCGGGAGCCCGTTAGCATTACTAAGGCGCCCGCTTCCAATCAGGAGCAAGAGAAACCCCAGCCAGAGAAGCCCAGCAACAATGGCCCCAAAGCTCTCGAGAGTGTAGAGCAGGCTGCCTCTGTACGCCCATCAGGTGCAGGTGTATCCAGCGAGAACGCCTCTGTCGAGCAGAGCCCCAAGGGTTCTGGCGAGAGAACAAAGGACAATCCCAAATCTGTCGAAGAACAGTCCaaggagcaggaacagaagAAGGCCAGCTCCACTGAGAAAGACAGCTCCCTCGAAGAAAAGAAGGAAGCGGAAAAGGACAAGTCAAAAGATTCCAAAGAGGAAAAGGACAGCGAATCGAATAAGTCCAATGATGACGAAAAGAATGAAGAGGACAAGCAGAGctcaaaggaaaagaaaaagtacTTGAAAAACATCATCAAGAAGTTGAAGAATGAGGAAGACTGCGACGAGGATGACGTCTTCCCTGATGTTCGTGACTGCAAGAAGTACTTCCGATGTGAGGTAAAACGGTCGGGGAAGCACAAGTTGGTGCATCTGCGTTGCAACAAAAAGGAGAGGTTCGATTGGCTCGACCAAACCTGCCTTCCCAAGGATGAAGCTCGTTGTCTAGAGAAGTAA